From a single Paraburkholderia youngii genomic region:
- a CDS encoding 2Fe-2S iron-sulfur cluster-binding protein, translated as PRSTFTLVYGNRSVDQIMFAEELEDLKNRFMNRFVLYHVLSDDLQDVELFNGVLDQQKCAAFLDQLLPADAIDEAFICGPAPMMDAAEAALKAAGVPPAKVHVERFGTPLPQAGVPPVEITADTPAADLEIVLDGKRRRLRLPYQGMSVLDVGLRAGLALPYACKGGVCCTCRAKVLEGEVKMEKNYTLEEHEVRDGFVLTCQCHPVSEKVVVSYDER; from the coding sequence CCGCGCAGCACGTTCACGCTGGTGTACGGCAACCGCAGCGTCGACCAGATCATGTTCGCCGAGGAGCTCGAGGATCTGAAGAACCGCTTCATGAACCGCTTCGTGCTGTATCACGTGCTGTCGGACGACCTGCAGGACGTCGAGCTCTTCAACGGCGTGCTCGACCAGCAGAAGTGCGCGGCGTTCCTCGACCAGCTGCTGCCGGCCGACGCGATCGACGAGGCGTTCATCTGCGGCCCCGCGCCGATGATGGACGCGGCCGAGGCGGCGCTGAAGGCTGCCGGCGTGCCGCCCGCGAAGGTGCACGTCGAGCGCTTCGGCACGCCGCTGCCGCAGGCGGGCGTGCCGCCCGTCGAGATCACCGCGGACACCCCGGCGGCCGACCTCGAGATCGTGCTCGACGGCAAGCGGCGCAGGCTGCGCCTGCCGTATCAGGGCATGAGCGTGCTCGACGTCGGGCTGCGCGCCGGTCTCGCGCTGCCGTATGCGTGCAAGGGCGGCGTGTGCTGCACGTGTCGCGCGAAGGTGCTCGAGGGCGAAGTGAAGATGGAAAAGAACTACACGCTCGAAGAACACGAGGTTCGCGACGGGTTCGTGCTGACGTGTCAGTGTCATCCGGTGAGCGAGAAGGTTGTCGTCAGTTACGACGAACGTTGA